A genomic window from Leptolyngbya sp. BL0902 includes:
- a CDS encoding Crp/Fnr family transcriptional regulator: protein MDARYGHRDSKDDLQLVRSALIFKDLPEEAVAQAVSHVVSRRHPANQVILLENDWGSSVYFILDGWVKIRTYNLDGKEVTLNILGRGELFGEMAPLEEVPRSTDVITLVPTVIGSMPASDFVHLLNTQPLAGIHLAQLMARRLRQVNRRLRLRESDSTSRVADILLFLADGQGKSGSSGIEIPNLPHRELSSLSGLARETVTRVLSKLEKKGLIVRDRDLVVIPDINALEKLLV, encoded by the coding sequence ATGGATGCTCGCTACGGCCATCGGGATTCCAAGGATGATCTCCAGTTGGTGCGTTCAGCCCTGATCTTCAAGGATTTGCCAGAAGAAGCCGTGGCCCAAGCTGTCAGCCATGTGGTTTCCCGCCGCCATCCGGCCAATCAGGTAATTTTGCTGGAAAATGACTGGGGCAGCTCCGTCTATTTTATCCTGGACGGCTGGGTAAAAATCCGCACCTACAACCTGGACGGCAAAGAGGTAACGCTGAATATCTTGGGCCGGGGTGAGCTTTTTGGCGAGATGGCCCCCCTCGAAGAAGTGCCCCGCTCCACCGATGTGATTACCCTGGTGCCCACGGTCATCGGCAGTATGCCCGCCAGCGACTTCGTTCATCTGCTCAACACCCAGCCCCTAGCCGGGATTCACCTCGCCCAACTGATGGCCCGACGGCTGCGGCAGGTCAATCGGCGGCTGCGGCTGCGAGAGTCGGACAGTACCTCACGGGTGGCCGATATTCTGCTGTTTTTGGCCGATGGCCAGGGCAAAAGCGGCAGCAGCGGCATCGAAATTCCCAACCTGCCCCACCGCGAACTCAGCAGCCTGAGCGGCCTTGCCCGCGAGACAGTCACCCGTGTGCTGAGTAAGCTAGAAAAAAAAGGGCTCATTGTTCGGGATAGAGACCTCGTGGTCATTCCAGATATCAACGCCCTAGAAAAACTGCTCGTCTAG
- a CDS encoding DUF2232 domain-containing protein — translation MSSSVPDSAGSSRPSSASSPGPSPETEANFDDLDTYLDYRSAASNTGSWRPPIADHRRKAGPLVMVETAFLASTAALIWLVNTYFPPGPILRILFPLPMALVYLRWGPRAAWMSALVSGLLLSVLMGPPRSLLFLIPYALMGVQLGFTWVRGANWYISVAAGSLIGSLGFFFRLWLMSVLIGEDLWIYLTTQVTQMLNWGLEKLVNFGILDIGVLGQANVEAIQILALVMVLLSNVVYLFTVHLAAWLLLERLGAKIPEPPVWVQDLLTD, via the coding sequence ATGAGTTCTTCTGTGCCCGATTCCGCTGGCTCTAGCCGCCCATCGTCCGCGTCATCCCCTGGCCCATCCCCAGAGACCGAGGCCAATTTCGACGACCTCGATACCTATTTGGACTACCGCTCCGCCGCCAGCAACACCGGATCCTGGCGTCCGCCCATCGCCGACCATCGCCGCAAGGCTGGCCCCCTGGTGATGGTGGAAACCGCCTTTTTGGCCAGCACCGCCGCCCTGATCTGGCTGGTAAACACCTACTTTCCCCCCGGCCCCATCCTGCGGATTTTGTTCCCGTTGCCGATGGCCCTGGTCTACCTACGCTGGGGGCCAAGGGCGGCCTGGATGTCGGCCCTAGTCTCAGGTCTATTGCTGTCGGTGCTGATGGGGCCACCGCGTAGCCTGCTGTTTTTGATTCCCTACGCCCTCATGGGAGTACAACTGGGCTTTACCTGGGTGCGCGGGGCCAACTGGTACATCTCCGTTGCCGCCGGATCCCTCATTGGCAGTCTGGGCTTTTTCTTTCGCCTGTGGCTGATGTCGGTGCTGATTGGCGAAGACCTCTGGATTTACCTCACCACCCAAGTCACCCAAATGCTGAACTGGGGGCTAGAGAAGCTGGTGAATTTTGGCATCCTAGACATCGGCGTGTTAGGACAGGCCAACGTAGAAGCCATCCAAATTCTCGCCCTGGTGATGGTGCTGCTGAGCAATGTGGTCTATCTGTTCACCGTCCACCTCGCCGCTTGGCTGCTGTTAGAACGGCTGGGGGCCAAAATTCCCGAACCACCCGTCTGGGTCCAAGATCTCCTTACGGATTAA